A portion of the Algimonas porphyrae genome contains these proteins:
- a CDS encoding glycosyltransferase, whose protein sequence is MKKPGIAPGFFFARMTGKRATMLIIVIPTWQAQDGLRRLLPQLADAHVIVSDGGSTDETLDIAVGAKCVMALGASGRGAQLRLGAKAACLSGDTDDWFLFLHADSQLPEDWQSVVTKAMRGSDARYFKFRADASGMRARLMDRLVGLRCRVLGLPYGDQGLLISRRLYERVGGYAAMPLFEDVDVVERIRKVAALRPLPAVLTTDVSKHWQEGLWRRGTRNLGLLWRYKRGASVDVLLRDYSA, encoded by the coding sequence GTGAAAAAGCCCGGCATTGCGCCGGGCTTTTTCTTTGCGCGGATGACGGGTAAGCGCGCGACCATGCTGATCATCGTGATCCCGACCTGGCAGGCCCAAGACGGCCTGCGCCGCCTGCTGCCGCAGCTTGCCGACGCGCACGTCATCGTCTCTGACGGCGGATCGACGGATGAGACGTTGGACATTGCCGTTGGGGCAAAGTGCGTCATGGCGCTCGGCGCGTCAGGCCGCGGCGCACAGCTCCGTCTCGGTGCCAAGGCCGCATGCCTGTCGGGCGACACGGATGATTGGTTTTTGTTCCTGCATGCTGACTCGCAATTGCCGGAGGACTGGCAATCCGTGGTGACGAAAGCGATGCGCGGATCCGATGCGCGCTATTTCAAATTTCGCGCTGATGCGTCCGGGATGCGCGCGCGGCTCATGGACCGACTGGTCGGCCTGCGGTGTCGCGTGCTGGGTCTGCCTTACGGCGATCAGGGCCTTCTGATCTCCCGGCGTTTGTATGAGCGTGTGGGCGGCTATGCCGCCATGCCCCTGTTCGAAGACGTGGATGTGGTGGAACGCATTCGCAAGGTGGCGGCGTTGCGTCCGCTACCAGCAGTCCTGACGACGGATGTGTCCAAACACTGGCAAGAGGGTCTGTGGCGTCGGGGCACGCGCAATCTGGGCCTTCTCTGGCGCTATAAGCGCGGGGCATCGGTTGACGTCCTGTTGCGGGACTATTCAGCATGA
- a CDS encoding DUF2064 domain-containing protein — translation MTRPELFVFAKRPAMGAAKTRLSRDIGPVHAQRHYRAMTAQILRNVTDPRWDTTLYVTPKMSVGRVPAWAGFDQRAQPGGSLSPRLAELFSGPPRPVLVIGTDCPQVRANDIAEAIQALKKAPFVFGPASDGGFWLMGAHAPLPTDTFDRIRWSSEHTLSDLEGRIGGHVAKLRMLTDVDDLHGLQVWKRRA, via the coding sequence ATGACCCGTCCGGAGCTTTTCGTTTTCGCCAAGCGTCCGGCCATGGGAGCCGCAAAGACGCGGTTGTCCCGCGATATCGGCCCGGTTCATGCGCAGCGCCACTACCGCGCCATGACGGCGCAAATCCTGCGCAATGTCACCGACCCGCGCTGGGATACGACGCTCTACGTGACGCCGAAAATGTCTGTCGGCAGAGTCCCGGCCTGGGCGGGGTTTGATCAGCGCGCGCAGCCTGGCGGATCCTTGTCGCCGCGTCTGGCCGAGCTTTTTTCCGGGCCGCCCAGGCCCGTTCTGGTCATTGGCACAGACTGTCCACAAGTGAGGGCGAACGATATTGCCGAAGCGATACAGGCATTGAAAAAGGCGCCGTTCGTATTCGGTCCAGCCAGCGACGGCGGCTTCTGGTTGATGGGCGCACATGCGCCCCTGCCGACGGACACGTTCGACAGGATTCGCTGGTCAAGCGAGCATACCTTATCCGATCTGGAAGGCCGGATTGGTGGTCATGTCGCCAAGTTGCGCATGCTGACCGATGTCGATGACCTGCACGGGCTTCAAGTCTGGAAACGGCGCGCCTAA
- the bla gene encoding subclass B1 metallo-beta-lactamase, with protein MKRILLLSVVLLASCGSQTEAVTPPATEALAADRFLTELRADYPVTLSPIAEGVWVHTTHYTLPGQAPIPVNGLVVIDGEAVTLIDAAWGELATLSLIDAVREETGLPVTRLVVTHHHADRTQGVDAAEREGLEVFTHPDTPTLAARAGWPVPNTSVAALDAPQSRTRVGKIELAFPGHGHAPDNLIAYLPDSNILYAGCAVRGAESRTLGNTLDADLPLWRESLLWTKATYPNTQTVVPGHGKGANLSLIDATVALIDAELGQAN; from the coding sequence ATGAAACGCATTCTTCTTCTTTCTGTCGTTCTTCTTGCCTCCTGCGGCAGCCAAACCGAGGCCGTGACGCCTCCGGCCACGGAAGCACTTGCTGCCGATAGATTTCTGACCGAGCTTCGGGCCGACTACCCGGTCACATTATCACCCATCGCGGAAGGTGTCTGGGTCCATACGACCCATTATACTCTACCAGGTCAGGCGCCGATCCCAGTCAACGGCCTGGTCGTCATCGACGGCGAGGCCGTGACCCTGATCGATGCGGCCTGGGGCGAATTAGCGACCCTGTCGCTGATCGACGCCGTGCGCGAGGAAACGGGACTGCCGGTGACGCGGCTGGTCGTCACCCATCACCATGCGGACCGGACGCAGGGGGTCGATGCCGCTGAGCGCGAAGGGCTGGAAGTCTTCACCCATCCGGACACGCCGACGCTCGCCGCACGCGCGGGCTGGCCGGTGCCGAACACGTCCGTGGCAGCTCTCGACGCGCCGCAATCGCGTACGCGGGTCGGCAAGATCGAACTCGCCTTTCCCGGCCATGGCCATGCACCCGACAATCTGATCGCCTACCTGCCCGACAGCAACATTCTCTATGCAGGCTGCGCCGTACGCGGTGCGGAAAGCCGAACACTCGGCAATACGCTGGACGCCGACCTCCCCCTGTGGAGGGAATCCCTGCTCTGGACCAAGGCAACCTATCCCAACACGCAAACCGTCGTTCCGGGACATGGCAAGGGCGCTAACCTGTCGCTGATCGACGCGACGGTGGCGCTGATCGACGCGGAGCTCGGGCAAGCGAATTAG
- a CDS encoding uracil-DNA glycosylase, which yields METSLRSLLDWYERVGVEAPDLPLARSVRRIRPKPAPESVPARAPTSPKSDVADPGPIAAACKTLADLKTALDQFDAGPLSDGARQAVLSRGNPESDLMIIGEAPGRDEDMAGKPFVGRSGQLLDRMLGAIGLKSGEGDTDDVYVGNVCFWRPPNNRKPDPAELELCRPFVNRHIQLAKPKLILLTGGTAMQVMTGVTGIMKNRGQWMSVNVGTSDIPVLPIYHPAFLLRQPALKAEAWQDLLTLREALAAL from the coding sequence ATGGAGACATCCCTCCGATCCCTGCTCGACTGGTATGAGCGCGTCGGCGTCGAAGCGCCCGATCTGCCGCTGGCGCGATCTGTCAGGCGGATCCGGCCCAAGCCCGCTCCCGAAAGCGTCCCGGCACGCGCGCCGACGTCGCCCAAATCAGACGTTGCCGATCCCGGCCCGATCGCTGCGGCCTGCAAGACGCTCGCAGACCTTAAGACCGCGCTGGACCAGTTTGACGCTGGTCCATTGTCAGACGGGGCGCGGCAGGCCGTTCTGTCGCGCGGCAATCCGGAATCCGACCTGATGATAATCGGCGAAGCGCCGGGTCGGGACGAGGATATGGCGGGCAAACCCTTTGTCGGGCGGTCGGGCCAATTGCTGGACCGCATGCTCGGGGCCATCGGGCTGAAGTCCGGCGAAGGCGATACGGATGACGTCTATGTGGGCAATGTCTGTTTCTGGCGTCCACCCAATAATCGCAAGCCCGATCCGGCGGAGCTGGAACTGTGCCGCCCCTTTGTGAACCGGCATATCCAGCTGGCGAAACCGAAACTGATCCTGCTGACGGGCGGGACAGCCATGCAGGTGATGACCGGCGTGACCGGCATCATGAAAAATCGCGGTCAGTGGATGAGCGTGAATGTCGGGACCAGCGATATTCCCGTTCTGCCGATTTACCATCCGGCTTTTCTGCTGCGCCAGCCTGCACTCAAGGCCGAAGCGTGGCAGGATTTGCTGACACTGCGCGAGGCTCTGGCCGCGCTTTGA
- a CDS encoding Na+/H+ antiporter subunit E, translating into MLRFATILLIALAATWWVLSGYTKPLLLTLGAISLGLVLIMTIRMRIVDEETAPYLTVPQALAYFAWLMVEIVKANLAVVRAVVSPNLEVSPTLTKIPTGQKSALARTMFANSITLTPGTVSVDMQDDHILVHALLSEMSAPEDFEEMSDRSAWAVGEPEAGTAE; encoded by the coding sequence ATGCTGCGTTTTGCCACCATCCTTCTGATTGCACTGGCCGCCACCTGGTGGGTCCTGTCAGGCTACACCAAGCCGCTGTTGCTGACGCTGGGGGCGATCAGTCTCGGGCTGGTGCTGATCATGACGATCAGGATGCGAATCGTCGATGAGGAAACCGCGCCCTATCTGACCGTTCCGCAAGCGCTGGCCTATTTCGCCTGGCTGATGGTCGAAATCGTCAAAGCCAATCTCGCCGTCGTCCGCGCCGTCGTTTCGCCCAATCTCGAAGTCTCGCCGACCCTGACCAAAATACCGACGGGGCAGAAATCCGCGCTGGCGAGAACCATGTTCGCCAATTCGATCACGCTGACGCCAGGCACCGTGTCGGTCGACATGCAGGATGATCATATTCTTGTTCATGCACTCCTGTCGGAGATGAGCGCCCCCGAAGATTTCGAGGAAATGAGCGACCGTTCGGCCTGGGCGGTCGGTGAACCCGAAGCGGGAACGGCAGAGTAA
- a CDS encoding monovalent cation/H+ antiporter complex subunit F — protein MRDPMPYIMLAATLVLIIAMVLMLTRLIGGPSLYDRLLAVNSFGTKTVLFLCVFCFIIDRPDGIDIALLYALMNFIATIAVLKFFNYRALTVDLRDVADQEDGS, from the coding sequence ATGCGCGATCCCATGCCCTATATCATGCTGGCCGCGACACTGGTTCTGATTATCGCCATGGTGCTGATGCTGACACGGCTGATCGGGGGGCCGTCTCTCTATGATCGCCTGCTGGCCGTGAACAGTTTCGGGACGAAGACAGTCCTGTTTCTCTGTGTCTTCTGTTTCATTATCGATCGGCCCGATGGGATCGACATTGCCTTGCTTTATGCACTGATGAATTTCATCGCGACCATCGCCGTGCTGAAATTCTTCAATTACCGCGCTTTGACGGTCGATTTGCGCGATGTGGCGGATCAGGAGGACGGGTCATGA
- the mnhG gene encoding monovalent cation/H(+) antiporter subunit G → MMTVLLMAAEPVATTASSGGISGADVIGFLRDLITVISLAGGLFFVLAGTIGVIRLPDFYTRLHAAGMTDTLGAELILFALIVQSDSWQVIAKLLLVAFFLFVTSPTATHAVAHAAYRAGEKPKLGPWRAPSIEDEG, encoded by the coding sequence ATGATGACGGTCCTGCTGATGGCGGCGGAGCCTGTTGCCACGACTGCGTCCAGCGGCGGCATAAGCGGTGCCGACGTCATCGGCTTCCTGCGTGATCTGATCACTGTCATCAGTCTGGCGGGAGGATTGTTTTTCGTCCTTGCGGGGACGATCGGCGTCATTCGGCTGCCGGATTTCTATACCCGTCTGCATGCGGCGGGCATGACCGACACGCTCGGTGCCGAGCTGATTCTGTTCGCCCTGATCGTTCAAAGCGATAGCTGGCAGGTGATCGCCAAGCTGCTGCTGGTGGCCTTCTTCCTTTTCGTGACATCGCCGACAGCCACCCATGCCGTCGCCCACGCCGCATACCGGGCCGGGGAAAAGCCGAAGCTCGGCCCATGGCGCGCGCCTTCCATCGAAGATGAGGGCTGA
- a CDS encoding DUF4040 domain-containing protein, whose translation MPILAVPTSPLISTLLLDIGLLTLLVIVAFAIVRMRSLFAIVMLQGVFSLVAAAWFVTLDAVDVAFTEAAVGAGVSTVLMLAAMLLADRESTPVPMSRQWGPLAVVLVAGTALMYAVPDLPAYGDADSPANSYVGTDYLAKTVTEVDIPNVVTAVLASYRGYDTFGEAVVIFAAGLGVLLLLGLNGNAGQFRAQVKGQRLSDPHAPPGATSADTQTVTSPAPANPPGRKRRKHPPSVTQIGEGGS comes from the coding sequence ATGCCGATACTCGCAGTTCCGACATCCCCGCTGATTTCAACATTGCTCCTCGATATCGGTCTGCTGACGCTGCTGGTCATTGTCGCCTTTGCCATCGTCCGGATGCGGTCGCTTTTTGCCATCGTCATGCTGCAGGGCGTGTTCTCACTGGTTGCGGCGGCCTGGTTCGTGACGCTGGACGCTGTCGATGTAGCCTTTACCGAGGCCGCTGTCGGTGCAGGTGTGTCAACGGTTCTGATGCTCGCGGCGATGCTGCTGGCCGACCGCGAATCCACGCCCGTGCCGATGAGCCGACAATGGGGACCGCTCGCCGTCGTACTCGTTGCGGGGACGGCCCTGATGTATGCCGTGCCGGACCTGCCCGCCTATGGCGATGCGGACAGCCCCGCCAATAGCTATGTCGGCACGGATTATCTGGCGAAGACGGTGACGGAAGTCGATATTCCCAATGTCGTCACGGCGGTGCTGGCCTCCTATCGGGGCTATGACACGTTCGGTGAGGCGGTCGTGATTTTCGCTGCCGGGCTGGGCGTTCTGCTGCTGTTGGGCCTTAACGGCAATGCCGGACAGTTCCGCGCTCAGGTCAAGGGCCAACGCCTGTCCGACCCGCATGCGCCGCCAGGCGCGACCAGCGCGGACACACAGACTGTCACCTCGCCCGCGCCAGCGAACCCGCCCGGTCGCAAGCGACGGAAACATCCGCCATCCGTCACGCAGATCGGGGAGGGCGGATCATGA
- a CDS encoding Na(+)/H(+) antiporter subunit B, with product MSRPVDKPNDDVTLPHDPHVLLRVIAKFLIPLIALFAFYVQFHGEYGPGGGFQAGVILSASVILYALVFGLDEAKRAFPPWLIRVGMSLGVLLYGGTGVVAWLLGGEFLNYSVLAHDPIHGQHWGIIAIEVGVLTTVTSVMLAIFYAFGSRQPDIQNEEW from the coding sequence ATGAGCCGCCCTGTCGACAAGCCGAATGATGATGTGACCCTGCCGCACGATCCGCATGTGCTGCTACGCGTTATTGCGAAGTTCCTGATCCCGCTGATCGCGCTGTTTGCCTTTTACGTCCAGTTCCACGGAGAATATGGTCCGGGCGGCGGCTTCCAGGCCGGCGTCATCCTCTCAGCCTCCGTTATTCTCTATGCGCTTGTCTTCGGTCTGGATGAGGCCAAGCGCGCCTTTCCGCCCTGGCTGATCCGGGTCGGGATGAGTCTCGGCGTTCTGCTGTATGGCGGGACCGGTGTCGTCGCCTGGCTGCTGGGCGGAGAGTTCCTGAATTACAGCGTGCTCGCCCATGATCCGATCCATGGTCAGCATTGGGGGATCATCGCCATCGAGGTCGGCGTTTTGACGACGGTGACCTCGGTCATGCTTGCCATCTTCTATGCTTTCGGCTCCCGTCAGCCCGATATTCAGAACGAGGAATGGTAA
- a CDS encoding cation:proton antiporter subunit C, which produces MDSLFSHFNYVVVIILMMTGLHVVFASRNMIKKLVGLAVFQTSVFLFYITLAKIASGQPPILEKDPNSKTGYDDHSAFIEPVQLAASGDVYVLPGQGSELIYSNPLPHVLILTAIVVGVATLAIGLALTVRIREVYGTIEMDAVEAQDFEYNLEGIER; this is translated from the coding sequence GTGGACTCGCTCTTCTCGCACTTCAACTATGTCGTCGTCATTATCCTGATGATGACCGGCCTGCATGTCGTCTTCGCATCCCGGAACATGATCAAGAAGCTGGTCGGGCTGGCCGTGTTTCAGACGTCCGTCTTTCTCTTCTATATTACCCTCGCCAAGATCGCGTCGGGTCAGCCGCCCATTCTGGAAAAGGACCCCAATTCCAAGACGGGCTATGATGATCACAGCGCCTTTATCGAACCAGTGCAGCTGGCCGCGTCGGGCGATGTCTATGTGTTGCCGGGGCAGGGCAGCGAGCTGATCTATTCCAATCCGCTGCCGCATGTTCTGATCCTCACGGCCATTGTGGTCGGTGTGGCGACGCTTGCAATCGGACTGGCACTGACGGTGCGTATTCGTGAAGTCTACGGGACGATCGAAATGGACGCGGTCGAAGCTCAGGACTTCGAATATAATCTCGAAGGGATCGAGCGCTGA
- a CDS encoding monovalent cation/H+ antiporter subunit D family protein: MAPLFASWLADHGAAFAIALPLLAAAITALLPKVRRLPWAVALLVSAIVTIAAYAVLQTQVDLGSFIYRMGGWEPPHGISLKIDAVNAPILLLIAAMGLMTLVYSAPSVEAEVQTKKRAPFYAAFLLCMAGLCGMVVTGDAFNVFVFLEVSSISTYTLVAMGANRDRRALSAAFNYLILGSIGATFFVIGVGFLYAETGTLNMDDMQRILANLDGGSRVAQVAFGFIVVGLGLKLAMFPLHTWLPGAYAYSPTMVTVFLSSTATKAALYLMYRFSFNVFDPSFDYVAVVLTYIVTALAVTGMIFCSLQAFFQTDIRRTLAFSSVAQVGYMLLGIGLISMSGLAGSYLHLINHAVVKGGLFLALGAMWYRFGIVRLDDMAGLAKTMPITTAAFTILAFSLIGVPFTAGFVSKVALAEAAAEQGWWWAVGVIMITSIIALFYMGRMMMMAYFRDPPMVDGVAVKRNEAPPLMLIPMVGLALLSIMIGARGHVLLTEISENAARVLIPGGGL; this comes from the coding sequence ATGGCCCCGCTCTTTGCCAGCTGGCTCGCCGATCACGGCGCGGCCTTTGCCATCGCCTTGCCGCTGCTGGCTGCAGCGATCACGGCCTTATTGCCGAAAGTGCGGCGTCTGCCCTGGGCTGTCGCGCTGCTGGTCTCGGCCATCGTGACGATAGCCGCCTATGCCGTACTGCAAACGCAGGTCGATCTGGGCAGCTTCATCTACCGCATGGGTGGATGGGAGCCGCCTCACGGGATTTCCCTGAAGATCGATGCGGTCAATGCGCCGATCCTGCTGCTGATTGCCGCCATGGGTCTGATGACCCTCGTCTATTCAGCACCGTCTGTCGAAGCCGAAGTCCAGACCAAGAAACGCGCGCCTTTCTACGCAGCCTTTCTGCTCTGCATGGCCGGGCTGTGCGGCATGGTGGTTACGGGCGATGCCTTTAATGTTTTCGTCTTTCTCGAAGTCAGTTCGATCTCAACCTATACGCTGGTGGCAATGGGAGCGAACCGGGACCGGCGTGCCTTGTCGGCGGCCTTCAACTATCTGATCCTCGGCTCGATCGGGGCGACGTTCTTCGTCATTGGCGTCGGTTTTCTCTATGCGGAAACCGGCACGCTCAACATGGACGATATGCAGCGTATTCTTGCCAATCTCGATGGTGGGTCCCGGGTCGCACAGGTCGCGTTCGGCTTCATCGTCGTCGGGCTGGGCCTGAAGCTGGCCATGTTCCCGCTGCATACCTGGTTGCCCGGCGCTTATGCCTATAGCCCGACCATGGTCACGGTCTTCCTGTCCTCCACGGCGACCAAGGCCGCGCTCTATCTCATGTACCGGTTCAGCTTCAATGTGTTCGACCCGAGCTTCGATTATGTCGCGGTGGTGCTCACCTACATCGTGACGGCGCTGGCTGTGACGGGCATGATCTTCTGTTCGCTGCAGGCATTTTTCCAGACCGATATCCGGCGCACACTCGCGTTCAGTTCCGTTGCACAGGTCGGTTATATGCTGCTTGGCATCGGCCTGATCAGCATGTCGGGACTGGCCGGTTCCTATCTGCATCTGATCAATCACGCAGTCGTCAAGGGCGGCTTGTTCCTGGCGCTCGGGGCCATGTGGTACCGGTTCGGGATCGTCCGTCTTGATGATATGGCGGGTCTTGCCAAGACCATGCCGATCACGACCGCCGCGTTCACCATTCTCGCCTTCAGCCTGATCGGTGTGCCGTTCACAGCCGGCTTCGTCTCCAAGGTCGCGCTCGCCGAAGCCGCAGCCGAACAAGGCTGGTGGTGGGCCGTCGGCGTTATCATGATCACTTCGATCATTGCGCTGTTCTATATGGGGCGCATGATGATGATGGCCTATTTCCGTGACCCGCCCATGGTGGACGGTGTTGCGGTCAAGCGTAATGAAGCGCCGCCATTGATGCTGATTCCGATGGTAGGACTGGCCCTCCTGTCCATCATGATTGGTGCGCGCGGACATGTCCTGCTGACCGAAATCAGCGAGAATGCGGCCCGTGTTCTCATTCCCGGGGGCGGGCTATGA